ttatcctgtttatttttggTATTGTGGGAAATGAAATAGCAGATACTCTTCCTACTTTTTTCCTGAGTACACATGGGGTAAGATTACATTTGTTCTGAGAAGGTTGAGGTGGTCACACCTGTTAAGAGAAAGCATCaacagagtctttttttttttttttttcctgaagtgaAAAACTTAAGTTTTGGACAGGTGGAGATGGGGCAGCACTCTGAGAATTGCACTCCTAATGCCTGTTGCTTCACCTGCCCACATGGCTCCCGCATTGGCATTGCTACCTGTCATTTTTCTCCACACCATCCTGCCTGTGCATTGGCCTTTCTTTGAAGGTGCCGGTATCCGGTCTCCTTCCCTGGACATGTGCAGTTACCTTTCTGATACAGGGATGTGTTTCTTTGGTTCATTCTCTCAGGTGCAGAAATGTCTATTACTGTGATACAGAGTGCCAGAGGTCAGATTGGCCAGCACACAGGAAGGTTTGTCAAGTGCTCCGTCTTGTGGCAGTGGATCGCGTCATGGAATGGCTTCTGGTCACAGGTAGAGTAGGGGTATTAGAAAACTTTATCTTAGTGATAATTGTTGGTTgtagttagaaaaaaataaactgtggCAAGGAATGGGGATACTTGTAGTTACTGGTTGCAGAATAAATATGAATTACTGAGGAGGGAATTTTGAAGCCAAGGAAGGATttgctgtttattattttttgaattatGGGTATTTGAgtatgggtttgtgcacatgagtacagtacCCCTCAAGGCTGGAAGAAGGCATGGAATCCCCTagagttggaattacagacagttgtgagcccctCAAtttggctgctgggaactgaactcgggtcctttccAAAAGTAGTGTGCCCTCTTCTTTCCAGCCCCAttcactttctccttctgcccTACAGGTGATTTTGTCCTACCCTCGGGACCCTGGCCATGGCCGGCGGAAGAGATACAGGATTGGGATGCCTGGTTTTCTCTGAGGGGCTTACAGCTAGAGGCTGCACTGAATGCTGTTGTAGAGAGCCATGCCATGACCATGCTTTGGGCCAGTCTAGGAAGGCCGCGACCAGAACCAGAGGCTCTGCACAGCTCTTTGAAGCGGTTGATGACAGATGCTTTGTCACGGCCCTTGACCCTGGGCCTAGGGCTTCGGACTCTGGCCCTAGATGTTGGGAAGACGGGGGGAATCACACTGCATGTAGTTGGTGCTTCCCatgtggagacatttctcattcgtTCTGGAGATTATGATGAGCTTGGCTACATGTTTCCTGAACACCTTGGCCTCCGTGTGATCATGGTGGGTGTGGATGTGGGCACTAACCTTTTACAGAGTTCTTCGCCTATACCCCTGGAGCCTGGAACAATTCAGCTTAGTGGCTACAAGGCTCTGTATCATGACTTCTGGGAGGAGCAGATAGAGACTGGGAATCTAGCCCATCCAGATTTGGTGGCTGCATTCCATCCAGGTAAGAGCTATTCATTCAGAGAAATACTGAGGAGCTGATAACTTTCCACCCTGCACTTATgttttagttggggtttctattgctgtgatgaaacactatgagcAAAAGAAggttggggaggacagggtttattcggcttatacttctatcactgaaggaagtcagaacagaaattcaagcaggcagtcaggcggtggtggcacatgtttttaatcccagcactcgggaggcagagccaggtggatctctgtgagttacgggcagcctggtctacagagcaagatccaggacaggcactaaaactacacagagaaaccctgtctcaggaaaaaaaaaaaaatttaagcagggcaggaaccaggagtcaggagctgatgcagaggctatggaagggtgttgtttactggcttgctccccaaggcttgctcagcctgctttcttatagaacccaggaccacccacccagagatggccccacccacaatgggctgagccttccccatcaatcactaattaagaaaatgccttacagcctgatcttatagaggcattttctcagttgaggttccctcttttcagatgactctagcttgtgtcaagttgacattaaactagccATGACAACTTAGATCTGTTTTCATTTGGTCcttattcatttcttttgatCTTCACTAAATACAGTATAATGACGAGCTTGGTTGATCATTTCCCATATATCTATCCTGGTTCACAGTCTTTTATTGAAGAACTTGGGTAGCTCATGATGGTAAGAACTGGGGATGAACAGCACGAGGGTTGATAAAATCAGAGGACTGTCATGCTCTTGGGATATACCTCAgccttcctcccatctcctcttcaCATTTCCATTCTTGTTCTTCAGGTTTCCATGCCTCCCCAGTCTTGATGGAAGCTTGGCTACCTACCCTGCTGCTACTTCGTGACTATGCGATCCCAACATTGATTACTGTTTACAGGTTTTTACCTATTTCTATTTGTGATCCTTTCCTGACTCACTTTTTCCTATACACAGATGAACCCATTTTGATTCCCCTTGCCCATCTGTCTTAGGAAGGTGTTCTTCCTTCCTGCATGTAGCTCTAAAACAAATTTCTGGGAACAGTCCTTTATTACATAATCTGGAATTTGGTGAGACATTTGAGAGGGAAAATAACCCTTGCCTAGTACATCTCGAGAAAATTTTTGGGATTGATCATGAATTGCCATGCACTTGAGCAATTTATACTCCCTCATAATTACTAGAGagattttccttctctcttccccagccAACAGGAATTGGAAGCCTCTTTGCAGATTCTGGTGAACTTGGATACACACATCATTGCTTGTGGAGCTAATCCTTTCGCATCCCTCAAACCTGAACAGGTCTATTCTAACCCCAATAAGCAGCCAGTGTACAGCAGTGCCTACTACATCATGTTTCTTGGAAGTTCCTCCTGCCAACTAGATAAGAAGCAATCAGAAGAAATAGCAGATGATTTTTCAGTATTTGAACCAAGTCCTAACTGAATGCCTGGAAAATAGAAGCTTAATCAAATCACCCTGTTGATGTCCAACTGTTGCCAGCTTTGAAACCTACTGAATGCTAAATCTTATTCACAGTCCAAGTAAAGATTCTAAACCAATGAGAACTCTGTATGACATGACTCCTTTCTGGTTTTTCCCCAGGGCTTTGTTgaccactgagttacattcctAGCCCTCTTTTgtaattgtttgttttgagtagccgaggctggccttgaatggaCCAACATCTGCCTCCGCCTCACAAGGGGGGTTGCAGGTCTATACGAGTTTGATTTAACCTATATCTAAaaaggttctgtgtgtgtgtgtgtgtgtgtgtgtgtgtgtgtgtgtgtgtgtgtgagagagagagagagagagagagagagagagagagagagagagagagagaatgtctcaCTGCTTTTGCCACAGCCTCCAACAAAGCTGGAACTATATATGTGTTTGCCACTGCACCTGAGTATGTTGGGGCTTTTTAAgtaacttgttttgttttctatttgcaGTCAAATATGACTcacctgtgtggtggtattgtgttccctaaaatattgtgcaccctaataagcttacctggggtcagagaacagaaaagccactagatactgtagcatgaatcttaaaagttcttattaataaaatcaaacctgagccaggtattggggtgaacactggtggaagatcagagagacagaacaagccacagctaacctcacctggccaacttctcagcggATCTTGTTTtatcagactggaagcttctgtgtcctcatcccaatggctctcagctgaactgctgctcaaaacctaaaagcttaaccagccaaatgcttcttgttcctggtcctcacgccttatatacctttctgccttctaccatcactccctgggattaaaggcatgatgagtcaccatgcttggctgtatccttgaacacatggatttctgtctctggaatgctaggattaaaggcatgtgctaccactgcctatcctctatgtttaatattgtggctgctctgtctctgaccccagataagtttattagggtgcacaatatttcagggaacacaataccacctcatacacttttaaaaaagaagtgtcTGTAGTGGAGTTGGGAGTGTGCTGAGGTGTGAAGGCACTTCCCTCCATACCTGACCTATGTGCTTACCTCAAAAGCCTTAAAATCTGAATTCCATCCCTGGGAACCACATGGTAGAGGAAGAGAACCAATTCTTCCAAGTTGTGCTCAGGCCTACCTACGTAAACACTTGTTTTGTTGTGAAAGTGAAGGACATGCTGGGGAGATAGATAGCTCAGTCATGTGGAAACGCAAGCCTGTAACTCAGCACTGAGAATGCAGACACGTGAATCCCAGGAGCTCACTGTCCTGCTGACCAGCAGTCCGAGTGAgaccatactttaaaaaaaaagatgaaaggttGACCTCTAACCTCCCCTCACCGCGTCACGGTGCATTTTATAGGTTCTTTACATATACCCGCCTCAAATATTTAGTTCTAGAGTGAGTTTAACGCACTCATGAACCAGCAGAACCCTGGATCAACTCCCTTCTGCTTAGTTTTGCCTAGTTCAGCTCCAGTTCTGTCTACCCAGAATTCCCGATCACTAGGTACAGGAGGCAAACGCCCTGGGTCCTCGGGATACCTCGGGGGGCCCGAAGCTCAGTGGCCCCCGAGCTCCTCCGCCCCGCCCACTCGACCCGGAGGGACCGAAGGCTGCAGCAGCGTCCTCGGTTCCCCAGGACCCCCGGGGTGGGGCAGACACTCCAGACCTGAGCACGTGGCCGGAGCGCGGAGCCACCTGAGGGGAGCTGGGTCCCGCCCGAGCTCGGGGGCGGTCCGGGCGGCCAGCATCCTCGCGCCGCCCCGGCGCCACGCCCTCCGGCCCTCCCTGGCTCCATATTGCGGGAAAGCGGGCCCGGCCGTGACGCGGCTCCCTGGTTCAGGTGAGGACTCGCACCCCCTCCCCTTGCGCTTCTCCCGCCGGGCAGTCAGCTTGTGCCCGGTCTGCGGTCTGGCCTGCGTGCCGGAATGGTGGTGAAGCCCCGTTCCGGTTGCCAGCGGGCTGGGCCTCCGGGGTGGCGGAGACTCGGGCGCGTCTCGGGTGCCCGGGTGGGTTGGGCAGGCTGGCCCCGCGTGCCGGAGGACCGGGGAGGCTTGGCAGAGTGAGGGATGCCGGAGAGCAGCGGCACCCGGCTCTCGGTCGGGTGGACCGCAGGTGGAGGGCTGGAGGCCAGAGGGGGGCCGTGGTGAAGCGCCTCCTGGGAGGCCGAGTAAGAACAGCCCCGAAAGCCGGGTCTGGCTAGTGACCAGACTTTTTGGTGACACAGCAAATTGAGGGGAATTTATGCTGTGCTTCGTGACACCTAGGTCAGAATTCACAAGCCTGATGTAAGCTCGGGCTTACAGTTCTTAGAAACTGTTCTAGGAAGTAACATTGTAGATTTCATCCCCGGTCCTTGATCCGCAACAGAGGTGTCCCGGTAACAGCCCGAGGAAACCGAGGTGCAGAGGGGGTGACCGAGGTGCAGAGGGGGAGACCGAGGTGCACGCGGTATCATGCTGCTACCCATTACAGTCCCTAATTGCTGTTAGGCGATAGCCGTTCTGATAAGATAATCTATCCCAGTTACAGTACAAGTATAATGAGCTACCAGTCAGACGAGGAAAACATTAGAAGCAGGTGGAAGAAATAATTTTGCCCCTGCAAACTTCAGCCGCCTCTCAGTCCTCACGGTTGAGTAGAGGGCTACCTACCCACGCAGAGGTCTGGTCGTGTTTCCGCGTTATTTATCCCGGCCAGTGGTAGCTTTAAATGGCCCTTCCGGAACCTAGATGCGGCCTTTGGAAAACTGCATCTGCCCTCGTCTAAGTCAcatttcctgtttctcctccctctccctccctccccgaaAGCTGCTTGTGTTCCTAGGCCTCGTGCCAGTTAAGACACTCACGTCGAAAGACCCACccttttactagctgactcactGGGTGGAGATGGTTTGGAGAACCAAGAATGAATTCCCCAAGTTTTCCAAAGGTTGTTTGTAACGTAGAATgctaaagagaaaacaaaagctttAGTTCCCTCATTAGAGTCCTGTTACTTGAgcagaactgagtaatttgttgaGTCACCCTGGGGTTTGTTTAGCTTTTTACAAAAACTTGGAAGCCTGCCTTTGAGGTGATCACATGAACAGTGTTTAAAGGGGCTACAAGGGCATTGAAAAGGAAGCTGCTTTGTCGGTACCCCCAGCTCTCTCCCAGGGAGGCTGCCACCCTTTCCTGCTCCAGTGTTTGACCTTTCAGTGAGATTGTCTACAGATAGAAGAAAATGGGTCTGTTTCTTTACGCAGATGCTCGCAACTACCTCTGCAGTTTTACACCTTGCCTTTTTTCACTTAACGTGTGTGGTAGATGGTTttatatatggatttttaaagCTACTGCATTTTTAGAAGGTGAATATCACTTTATGAATATTCACGTGTTTCACATTGTTTTTTGACAGCTCTTCATATTACATGTTAGTATAATGAATAGCCTACATCTACATGAATGTGCATTTGTGAAGGTAGTCCTATGACCTATATAGAAATGGAATTTCATTCTAGTACTTAATATTCTTCAAAATGCACAGAAATTACTGTTTCAGTTTTTCATACCCTAGTACCTAGATAGTCTTTGATTgcttgattgatttttgttttgttttgaaaatcttGGTATAATTCCTCTAGGCCCTTAAAGTAGCTAAAAATGAAGAACTCGAAGTTTGTCGTTAGAGTAAACATTCTTtcgtctgtgtgtgtatatgcatgtgtgtgcaagcttATGAGGCTGGTGCACACGCCACAGTGTGCATATGGTGGAGGTCGGAGGAGAATCTTGGGTGTGGGTCTCTTGTTTCCGGTCATGTACACCAGGCTAGATGGCCTGGAaacttctggggattctcctgtccctacctcccatctcaccatggGGTGCTGGGGTTCGAGACTTGGGCTTCCTCGCCCACTTtggaggatctgaactcagacctCAGGCTTCTGTAGCAAGCACTTCAGAGTGGTCTCCCGTcggtctctctccctgtccctcctcctccctctccttccttccctctggctgcctcttcctcctccctctccatccctccctccttaccTTTCTTTGAGCTACAATCTCAGCCTTTTAAGCTTTTTAAGAGTGCAGACAGTTCTGCCTGGGGGACTAGGCATGGCTGATGGGAAACACTTACCTGCAGGTGTGAGGGCTGCAGCTGGGTCCCTGGAACCCAACTAAAAAGCCGAGCAGGTGTGCAGCCCCCCTGTAATCCCTGCTtacgggaggcagagaccagacaGTCTGCTTTAGCTAGACTAACTGAATCCAATGGCATTCAGAGGGAGTCCCTGCCTCAGTAAACAAAGTAGACAATGATCAAGAAGACTCCCAACATCAATCTCTGGTctacatacaaatgcacatgtatgcacacatttgaacacacatatatgtatgtaagtgtactacacacatagaaaaaatatatattctccTTCTTCATGAGAAAGGagaatatctttctttttttctttttttggtttttcgagacagggtttctctgtgtagctttgcacctttcctggaactcacttagtagcccaggctggcctcgaactcacagagatccgtctgcctccccaagtgctgggattaaaggtgtgagccgccaccacccggctttctttttcttttttctttttttttaattaacatttttttcctttattttacatactgaccacagttttcccacTTCCTCAtgtacccctcccccccccccatccattcctcctggtctccattcagaaaggggcaggcctcccattggcttgaacaaagcatggcacatcaagttgagataggaccaggctcctccccctgcatcaaggctgggcaaggtaatcagCTTGGGGAACAGGCTTCCAAAAGCCAggtaagcaccagggacaggttctgatctcactgctaggagccttacaaacagaccaagctacacaactgtcacagacatgcagaggacctaggtcggtcccatgcaggctccctaactgttggtccagagtgaAGGAGAATTTCTTAAACATTATTTCACAcatcattttctgatttttttttcccccttttaatcCTGATCTCTTTCATTTGCCCCCTGACTGTCCTTTGGAAGCTTTGGCCTTAGCCCTTCCTCCTGACAGCaatcaaggacagaagaaaggaaggaaaaaatttaaCCTCTTCATGTTTTTATGCATAGACCTTTGGCTTCCAAGTAATTGAGACCAGACTGTCATTTTTCTTATTATCTTACTGTCTctgtgtgggcacatgcatgtgttcatgtttcttgtacgtgtgtttgtgcacatgcagaggccagaaggacaTGAGATGTCCTTCTCTACtgctctccatcttttttttttttttttttttgagtcagagtctttCCCTGAACTCAGTACTCTCACCAATTGCttagactggccagtgagcttgtGGGATtcaccctgccctcctcccccaactTTGGGGTTGTGGGCGTGTGCCgcctgccacacctggctttttacgtggATGCTGGGGGCTCAGAAT
The nucleotide sequence above comes from Peromyscus maniculatus bairdii isolate BWxNUB_F1_BW_parent chromosome 9, HU_Pman_BW_mat_3.1, whole genome shotgun sequence. Encoded proteins:
- the Mss51 gene encoding putative protein MSS51 homolog, mitochondrial, giving the protein MAPRSQRRKHKKRPPVTPMVVIPPTEVSPEPLTLSKPNPSIDALGFISLDNNVPGLSQLILQKLNMKSYEEYKLVVDGGTPVSSFGFRCPQEMFQRLEDTFRFCASCKALPFGLSDHKVLRHCKRCRNVYYCDTECQRSDWPAHRKVCQVLRLVAVDRVMEWLLVTGDFVLPSGPWPWPAEEIQDWDAWFSLRGLQLEAALNAVVESHAMTMLWASLGRPRPEPEALHSSLKRLMTDALSRPLTLGLGLRTLALDVGKTGGITLHVVGASHVETFLIRSGDYDELGYMFPEHLGLRVIMVGVDVGTNLLQSSSPIPLEPGTIQLSGYKALYHDFWEEQIETGNLAHPDLVAAFHPGFHASPVLMEAWLPTLLLLRDYAIPTLITVYSQQELEASLQILVNLDTHIIACGANPFASLKPEQVYSNPNKQPVYSSAYYIMFLGSSSCQLDKKQSEEIADDFSVFEPSPN